A genomic region of Antennarius striatus isolate MH-2024 chromosome 4, ASM4005453v1, whole genome shotgun sequence contains the following coding sequences:
- the edc4 gene encoding enhancer of mRNA-decapping protein 4 isoform X2, with protein sequence MASNSNIDIEGATQHLRDILKLDRPDNGTDTQSDGQRMPSFNGELNGLLGAAGLLGSTDRSAMSESSKPISTDISSTQETQIICLSGDDGSTCIPITSNNVEIVASQDSSINSKARGSNKVKIQPVAKYDWEHKYYYGRLIAVSSSFVAYAIRGANNHAMIRVLSVGFAERSLLKGFTGAVTDLAFAHLDSSLLGCVDEAGNLMVWQLTCTGSKILDQMVIHIQRPEDTPLNSHRRLIWCPYIQDDNEENQDDTSQTLALLHEDKAEVWDLEVLRSNNSSWPVDATDIKEGLITVKGHTQRVSEGALSPDGTVLATASHDGYIKFWQIYIEGGQDKPRCLHELRPHGGRPLSCLLFCDNHKRQDPEVPFWRFLITGADQNQELKMWCTVSWTCLQTIRFSPDMFNSSVLPSLKACLDLSSEYLILTDVQRKVLYAMELQQDLEKGKATFTAVSEFLLTHPVLSFGVRDVAHSRLRHTEVLPAEEESESMTTEGTQAPTESKSGIQIKLYCVHTKSLQDVQIWFQPNLGSRSAGFLPHSDSQDGLAGFSDHLTDQSSDKESGSGSQTDLRKIPSLPVPSDFLPTSGSSTGTMLKLMTPDAFMTPSTSVPASPASSGSSLTIVTAISSNSDSTNRVGEDSQSPNRVENNCNTSLALAVSSTSPRAASAVLLSGLESLQGLVSTSGPLAHDSPQVLDSPLLPPLASPTRARSPDVISSASTAMSQEMPEIASQTLQHQRGLVSTLDSSPLSALQTDSMASAASALHLLTSPRTANNGLLPLELGGADGPVGGPIESEPRLSVTPSLLENALSQENPGVGGGSSEGSVSHTPWPAAPDITRETRNSLRDNGLGDCSRDESKDRRLSSPFQRRSYHLAQNDSQDAGAEQRLPVKDWKTSPRGSPKLKRKAKREEGESSQSRKMDSGQMNTDVKDELLMVLRSQQRELTELRAQMEAIQSSIIAKEERVLTHHQELEQRRLERILAESQNHHQQLQEQLSQQLSHALSAALTNRMDKVLREEMKKTVPQTISKSLEPVTGQLSNTVTAKLAAVEVTLKDNVSKVVKSKNITDAIGRAAAEAMQGPIQAAYKDTFQSIVLPVFERGCQSMFQQINESFKQGTQEYIQQLETYTKSRKQREQESRDPLIGQLQQMIDSFQASTDQLSNNISANVRAEVQHQIQMTVGNLQESILSHVQRIVKGEVSLAMKEQQAVVTSSIMQAMRSAAGTPVPTAHLDYQTQQANILQLLQQGQLNQAFQQALSATDLNLVLYVCETIDSQQVFGQQSCPLSQPVLLSLIQQLSSNLTTRSELKIGYLEDAVMNLDHSDPLTRDHMTAVLAQVRLKLLAFLQQDPHSPLNKRARRLMMMLQGLVTH encoded by the exons ATGGCGTCGAATTCAAACATAGATATTGAAGGTGCGACCCAGCATCTGCGTGACATCCTCAAGCTCGACCGTCCCGACAACGGCACCG ATACACAGTCAGATGGTCAGAGAATGCCATCTTTTAATGGAGAACTGAATGGATTATTGGGTGCAGCAGGCCTTCTTGGAAGCACAGATCGGTCAGCCATGTCCGAGTCTTCCAAACCAATCTCCACAGACATCAGCAGCACACAAGAGACTCAAATAAT TTGCCTTTCTGGTGATGATGGCTCCACCTGTATACCCATCACCTCCAATAATGTTGAGATTGTAGCAAGTCAAGATTCCAGCATCAATAGCAAAGCCAGAGGCAGCAACAAG GTGAAGATTCAGCCTGTTGCCAAGTACGACTGGGAACACAAGTACTACTATGGCAGACTGATAGCTGTATCCAGCTCCTTCGTGGCCTATGCCATCAGAG GAGCCAACAACCATGCAATGATTCGTGTCCTGAGTGTAGGTTTTGCTGAGCGATCTCTGCTGAAGGGTTTTACTGGAGCTGTCACAGATTTGGCATTTGCCCACCTCGACTCCTCCCTGTTGGGTTGTGTTGATGAAGCTGGCAACCTGATGGTCTGGCAGCTCACCTGCACTGGAAGCAAGATACT TGATCAAATGGTGATTCATATCCAACGACCTGAGGACACCCCACTGAACTCACACCGTCGTCTCATCTGGTGTCCCTACATTCAAGATGACAATGAGGAGAACCAGGATGACACAAGCCAAACTTTAGCTCTTCTACATGAAGATAAG GCTGAGGTCTGGGACCTGGAGGTCTTGAGATCCAACAACAGCAGCTGGCCTGTTGATGCCACAGACATTAAAGAAGGCCTCATCACAGTCAAAGGACATACCCAG CGAGTCAGTGAAGGGGCCCTTTCTCCAGATGGCACTGTGTTAGCCACTGCCAGTCATGATGGATATATCAAGTTCTGGCAGATATACATAGAAGGAGGACAGGATAAGCCCAG ATGTCTTCATGAATTGCGGCCTCATGGAGGACGTCCACTTTCCTGCCTTCTATTTTGTGACAACCACAAAAGACAGGATCCAGA AGTTCCTTTCTGGCGGTTCCTGATAACTGGAGCAGATCAGAACCAGGAGTTAAAAATGTGGTGCACTGTTTCTTGGACCTGTCTACAGACCATCAG GTTTTCTCCAGATATGTTCAACTCATCGGTTCTGCCGAGTCTCAAGGCCTGTCTGGACCTCTCCTCTGAGTATCTCATCCTGACAGATGTACAGAGGAAG GTTTTGTATGCAATGGAGCTGCAGCAGGATCTAGAGAAGGGAAAGGCCACTTTCACAGCAGTATCAGAGTTCCTGTTAACCCACCCTGTGTTGAGCTTTGGTGTCCGTGATGTTGCCCACAGCCGATTGAGACACACTGAGGTCCTGCCTGCAGAAGAAGAGAGTGAGAGCATGACAACAG aGGGCACTCAAGCACCCACAGAGTCAAAGTCTGGGATCCAAATTAAACTCTATTGTGTTCACACAAA gAGTCTACAGGATGTCCAGATCTGGTTTCAGCCAAACCTGGGTTCTAGATCTGCTGGCTTCCTGCCTCACTCTGATTCTCAGGACGGTTTGG CGGGGTTTTCAGACCATCTCACCGACCAGAGCTCCGACAAGGAATCAGGAAGTGGCTCCCAGACCGACTTAAGGAAGATCCCATCACTTCCAGTTCCCAGTGACTTCCTGCCAACCTCTGGTAGCAGCACTGGAACCATGCTCAAGCTGATGACTCCAGATGCCTTCATGACACCAAGCACTTCA GTACCAGCATCTCCTGCTAGCAGTGGTAGCAGTCTGACCATTGTGACGGCAATTAGCAGCAACTCTGACTCAACAAACAG AGTTGGTGAAGATAGCCAGAGCCCCAACAGAGTGGAGAACAACTGCAACACTAGTCTTGCACTTGCCGTATCCAGCACCAGCCCAAGAGCTGCTTCAGCTGTGCTTCTTTCAGGGCTAGAGAGCCTACAG GGTTTAGTGTCCACTAGTGGTCCTTTGGCACACGACAGCCCTCAGGTCCTGGATTCTCCCCTCCTGCCACCTCTGGCCTCGCCAACCAGGGCTCGCTCTCCTGACGTTATCTCCTCAGCCTCCACGGCCATGTCCCAAGAGATGCCTGAGATTGCATCCCAGACTCTGCAACATCAGCGTGGGCTGGTCTCCACCTTGGATTCCTCGCCTCTTTCTGCTCTCCAGACCGACAGCATGGCCTCTGCTGCATCTGCCTTGCATCTGCTCACCTCACCACGCACTGCCAACAATGG CTTATTGCCCCTTGAACTTGGAGGTGCAGATGGTCCAGTGGGTGGACCAATAGAGTCAGAACCCAGGCTCAGTGTTACCCCATCACTACTCGAGAACGCCTTATCACAGGAGAACCCTGGTGTTGGAGGAGGGTCTTCAGAAGGCAGTGTTAGTCACACTCCATGGCCAGCCGCTCCTGACATCACCAGAGAAACCAGAAACAGTCTGAGGGACAATGGTCTAGGAGACTG CTCAAGAGACGAGTCGAAGGACAGACGCTTGAGCTCCCCTTTCCAACGTCGCTCCTATCACCTCGCACAGAACGACAGTCAGGATGCTGGTGCAGAGCAGAG ATTACCAGTGAAAGATTGGAAGACATCGCCTCGAGGCTCTCCCAAACTAAAGAGGAAGGCTAAGAGAGAAGAAGG TGAATCATCGCAGTCCAGGAAAATGGACTCTGGCCAG ATGAATACTGACGTAAAGGATGAGCTGCTGATGGTGTTGCGCAGCCAGCAGAGAGAGTTGACTGAACTTCGAGCACAGATGGAGGCCATCCAGAGCTCCATCATAGCTAAAGAAGAGCGGGTACTGACCCACCACCAAGAACTAGAGC AGCGCAGACTGGAGAGGATCCTGGCAGAAAGTCAGAATCACCATCAGCAGCTTCAGGAGCAGCTCAGCCAGCAGCTCAGCCACGCTCTCAGCGCAGCGCTAACCAACAGAATGGACAAAGTATTAcgagaggaaatgaagaaaacagtCCCACAAA CAATCTCAAAGAGTCTGGAGCCAGTGACGGGCCAGCTGAGCAATACAGTTACTGCCAAGTTGGCGGCTGTGGAGGTCACCCTGAAGGACAATGTCAGCAAGGTGGTCAAATCAAAG aaCATTACAGATGCAATTGGTCGTGCCGCAGCTGAAGCGATGCAGGGGCCCATCCAGGCAGCCTATAAAGACACCTTCCAGAGTATCGTGCTGCCCGTGTTTGAAAGAGGCTGCCAGTCCATGTTTCAGCAAATCAACGAAAGCTTCAAACAAGGCACACAAGAAT ACATCCAGCAGCTCGAGACCTACACGAAGTCTAGAAAGCAGAGAGAGCAGGAGTCACGGGACCCCCTGATTGGCCAGCTCCAGCAGATGATTGACAGCTTTCAGGCCTCCACCGACCAGCTGTCCAATAACATCTCAGCTAATGTCCGGGCAGAGGTTCAGCACCAGATCCAGATGACGGTGGGAAA CCTGCAGGAGTCAATACTTAGCCACGTACAAAGAATTGTCAAAGGGGAGGTGAGCCTGGCAATGAAGGAGCAGCAGGCAGTGGTGACCTCCAGCATCATGCAGGCAATGAGGTCAGCAGCCGGTACGCCCGTCCCCACGGCACACCTGGACTACCAGACACAGCAGGCCAacatcctgcagctcctccagcaaGGCCAGCTCAACCAGGCTTTTCagcag GCGCTGTCAGCGACGGATCTGAACCTGGTTCTCTATGTGTGTGAGACCATCGACTCTCAGCAGGTGTTTGGTCAGCAGTCCTGTCCTCTCAGCCAGCCGGTGCTGCTGTCGCTCATCCAGCAGCTGTCTTCCAACCTTACCACCCGCTCTGAGCTCAAAATCGG
- the edc4 gene encoding enhancer of mRNA-decapping protein 4 isoform X1 yields MASNSNIDIEGATQHLRDILKLDRPDNGTDTQSDGQRMPSFNGELNGLLGAAGLLGSTDRSAMSESSKPISTDISSTQETQIICLSGDDGSTCIPITSNNVEIVASQDSSINSKARGSNKVKIQPVAKYDWEHKYYYGRLIAVSSSFVAYAIRGANNHAMIRVLSVGFAERSLLKGFTGAVTDLAFAHLDSSLLGCVDEAGNLMVWQLTCTGSKILDQMVIHIQRPEDTPLNSHRRLIWCPYIQDDNEENQDDTSQTLALLHEDKAEVWDLEVLRSNNSSWPVDATDIKEGLITVKGHTQRVSEGALSPDGTVLATASHDGYIKFWQIYIEGGQDKPRCLHELRPHGGRPLSCLLFCDNHKRQDPEVPFWRFLITGADQNQELKMWCTVSWTCLQTIRFSPDMFNSSVLPSLKACLDLSSEYLILTDVQRKVLYAMELQQDLEKGKATFTAVSEFLLTHPVLSFGVRDVAHSRLRHTEVLPAEEESESMTTEGTQAPTESKSGIQIKLYCVHTKSLQDVQIWFQPNLGSRSAGFLPHSDSQDGLAGFSDHLTDQSSDKESGSGSQTDLRKIPSLPVPSDFLPTSGSSTGTMLKLMTPDAFMTPSTSVPASPASSGSSLTIVTAISSNSDSTNRVGEDSQSPNRVENNCNTSLALAVSSTSPRAASAVLLSGLESLQGLVSTSGPLAHDSPQVLDSPLLPPLASPTRARSPDVISSASTAMSQEMPEIASQTLQHQRGLVSTLDSSPLSALQTDSMASAASALHLLTSPRTANNGLLPLELGGADGPVGGPIESEPRLSVTPSLLENALSQENPGVGGGSSEGSVSHTPWPAAPDITRETRNSLRDNGLGDCSRDESKDRRLSSPFQRRSYHLAQNDSQDAGAEQSDPDDEVASPASSSGNCARSSHRLPVKDWKTSPRGSPKLKRKAKREEGESSQSRKMDSGQMNTDVKDELLMVLRSQQRELTELRAQMEAIQSSIIAKEERVLTHHQELEQRRLERILAESQNHHQQLQEQLSQQLSHALSAALTNRMDKVLREEMKKTVPQTISKSLEPVTGQLSNTVTAKLAAVEVTLKDNVSKVVKSKNITDAIGRAAAEAMQGPIQAAYKDTFQSIVLPVFERGCQSMFQQINESFKQGTQEYIQQLETYTKSRKQREQESRDPLIGQLQQMIDSFQASTDQLSNNISANVRAEVQHQIQMTVGNLQESILSHVQRIVKGEVSLAMKEQQAVVTSSIMQAMRSAAGTPVPTAHLDYQTQQANILQLLQQGQLNQAFQQALSATDLNLVLYVCETIDSQQVFGQQSCPLSQPVLLSLIQQLSSNLTTRSELKIGYLEDAVMNLDHSDPLTRDHMTAVLAQVRLKLLAFLQQDPHSPLNKRARRLMMMLQGLVTH; encoded by the exons ATGGCGTCGAATTCAAACATAGATATTGAAGGTGCGACCCAGCATCTGCGTGACATCCTCAAGCTCGACCGTCCCGACAACGGCACCG ATACACAGTCAGATGGTCAGAGAATGCCATCTTTTAATGGAGAACTGAATGGATTATTGGGTGCAGCAGGCCTTCTTGGAAGCACAGATCGGTCAGCCATGTCCGAGTCTTCCAAACCAATCTCCACAGACATCAGCAGCACACAAGAGACTCAAATAAT TTGCCTTTCTGGTGATGATGGCTCCACCTGTATACCCATCACCTCCAATAATGTTGAGATTGTAGCAAGTCAAGATTCCAGCATCAATAGCAAAGCCAGAGGCAGCAACAAG GTGAAGATTCAGCCTGTTGCCAAGTACGACTGGGAACACAAGTACTACTATGGCAGACTGATAGCTGTATCCAGCTCCTTCGTGGCCTATGCCATCAGAG GAGCCAACAACCATGCAATGATTCGTGTCCTGAGTGTAGGTTTTGCTGAGCGATCTCTGCTGAAGGGTTTTACTGGAGCTGTCACAGATTTGGCATTTGCCCACCTCGACTCCTCCCTGTTGGGTTGTGTTGATGAAGCTGGCAACCTGATGGTCTGGCAGCTCACCTGCACTGGAAGCAAGATACT TGATCAAATGGTGATTCATATCCAACGACCTGAGGACACCCCACTGAACTCACACCGTCGTCTCATCTGGTGTCCCTACATTCAAGATGACAATGAGGAGAACCAGGATGACACAAGCCAAACTTTAGCTCTTCTACATGAAGATAAG GCTGAGGTCTGGGACCTGGAGGTCTTGAGATCCAACAACAGCAGCTGGCCTGTTGATGCCACAGACATTAAAGAAGGCCTCATCACAGTCAAAGGACATACCCAG CGAGTCAGTGAAGGGGCCCTTTCTCCAGATGGCACTGTGTTAGCCACTGCCAGTCATGATGGATATATCAAGTTCTGGCAGATATACATAGAAGGAGGACAGGATAAGCCCAG ATGTCTTCATGAATTGCGGCCTCATGGAGGACGTCCACTTTCCTGCCTTCTATTTTGTGACAACCACAAAAGACAGGATCCAGA AGTTCCTTTCTGGCGGTTCCTGATAACTGGAGCAGATCAGAACCAGGAGTTAAAAATGTGGTGCACTGTTTCTTGGACCTGTCTACAGACCATCAG GTTTTCTCCAGATATGTTCAACTCATCGGTTCTGCCGAGTCTCAAGGCCTGTCTGGACCTCTCCTCTGAGTATCTCATCCTGACAGATGTACAGAGGAAG GTTTTGTATGCAATGGAGCTGCAGCAGGATCTAGAGAAGGGAAAGGCCACTTTCACAGCAGTATCAGAGTTCCTGTTAACCCACCCTGTGTTGAGCTTTGGTGTCCGTGATGTTGCCCACAGCCGATTGAGACACACTGAGGTCCTGCCTGCAGAAGAAGAGAGTGAGAGCATGACAACAG aGGGCACTCAAGCACCCACAGAGTCAAAGTCTGGGATCCAAATTAAACTCTATTGTGTTCACACAAA gAGTCTACAGGATGTCCAGATCTGGTTTCAGCCAAACCTGGGTTCTAGATCTGCTGGCTTCCTGCCTCACTCTGATTCTCAGGACGGTTTGG CGGGGTTTTCAGACCATCTCACCGACCAGAGCTCCGACAAGGAATCAGGAAGTGGCTCCCAGACCGACTTAAGGAAGATCCCATCACTTCCAGTTCCCAGTGACTTCCTGCCAACCTCTGGTAGCAGCACTGGAACCATGCTCAAGCTGATGACTCCAGATGCCTTCATGACACCAAGCACTTCA GTACCAGCATCTCCTGCTAGCAGTGGTAGCAGTCTGACCATTGTGACGGCAATTAGCAGCAACTCTGACTCAACAAACAG AGTTGGTGAAGATAGCCAGAGCCCCAACAGAGTGGAGAACAACTGCAACACTAGTCTTGCACTTGCCGTATCCAGCACCAGCCCAAGAGCTGCTTCAGCTGTGCTTCTTTCAGGGCTAGAGAGCCTACAG GGTTTAGTGTCCACTAGTGGTCCTTTGGCACACGACAGCCCTCAGGTCCTGGATTCTCCCCTCCTGCCACCTCTGGCCTCGCCAACCAGGGCTCGCTCTCCTGACGTTATCTCCTCAGCCTCCACGGCCATGTCCCAAGAGATGCCTGAGATTGCATCCCAGACTCTGCAACATCAGCGTGGGCTGGTCTCCACCTTGGATTCCTCGCCTCTTTCTGCTCTCCAGACCGACAGCATGGCCTCTGCTGCATCTGCCTTGCATCTGCTCACCTCACCACGCACTGCCAACAATGG CTTATTGCCCCTTGAACTTGGAGGTGCAGATGGTCCAGTGGGTGGACCAATAGAGTCAGAACCCAGGCTCAGTGTTACCCCATCACTACTCGAGAACGCCTTATCACAGGAGAACCCTGGTGTTGGAGGAGGGTCTTCAGAAGGCAGTGTTAGTCACACTCCATGGCCAGCCGCTCCTGACATCACCAGAGAAACCAGAAACAGTCTGAGGGACAATGGTCTAGGAGACTG CTCAAGAGACGAGTCGAAGGACAGACGCTTGAGCTCCCCTTTCCAACGTCGCTCCTATCACCTCGCACAGAACGACAGTCAGGATGCTGGTGCAGAGCAGAG TGACCCTGATGATGAGGTTGCCAGTCCTGCTTCATCCTCAGGGAACTGTGCTCGCTCTTCTCATAGATTACCAGTGAAAGATTGGAAGACATCGCCTCGAGGCTCTCCCAAACTAAAGAGGAAGGCTAAGAGAGAAGAAGG TGAATCATCGCAGTCCAGGAAAATGGACTCTGGCCAG ATGAATACTGACGTAAAGGATGAGCTGCTGATGGTGTTGCGCAGCCAGCAGAGAGAGTTGACTGAACTTCGAGCACAGATGGAGGCCATCCAGAGCTCCATCATAGCTAAAGAAGAGCGGGTACTGACCCACCACCAAGAACTAGAGC AGCGCAGACTGGAGAGGATCCTGGCAGAAAGTCAGAATCACCATCAGCAGCTTCAGGAGCAGCTCAGCCAGCAGCTCAGCCACGCTCTCAGCGCAGCGCTAACCAACAGAATGGACAAAGTATTAcgagaggaaatgaagaaaacagtCCCACAAA CAATCTCAAAGAGTCTGGAGCCAGTGACGGGCCAGCTGAGCAATACAGTTACTGCCAAGTTGGCGGCTGTGGAGGTCACCCTGAAGGACAATGTCAGCAAGGTGGTCAAATCAAAG aaCATTACAGATGCAATTGGTCGTGCCGCAGCTGAAGCGATGCAGGGGCCCATCCAGGCAGCCTATAAAGACACCTTCCAGAGTATCGTGCTGCCCGTGTTTGAAAGAGGCTGCCAGTCCATGTTTCAGCAAATCAACGAAAGCTTCAAACAAGGCACACAAGAAT ACATCCAGCAGCTCGAGACCTACACGAAGTCTAGAAAGCAGAGAGAGCAGGAGTCACGGGACCCCCTGATTGGCCAGCTCCAGCAGATGATTGACAGCTTTCAGGCCTCCACCGACCAGCTGTCCAATAACATCTCAGCTAATGTCCGGGCAGAGGTTCAGCACCAGATCCAGATGACGGTGGGAAA CCTGCAGGAGTCAATACTTAGCCACGTACAAAGAATTGTCAAAGGGGAGGTGAGCCTGGCAATGAAGGAGCAGCAGGCAGTGGTGACCTCCAGCATCATGCAGGCAATGAGGTCAGCAGCCGGTACGCCCGTCCCCACGGCACACCTGGACTACCAGACACAGCAGGCCAacatcctgcagctcctccagcaaGGCCAGCTCAACCAGGCTTTTCagcag GCGCTGTCAGCGACGGATCTGAACCTGGTTCTCTATGTGTGTGAGACCATCGACTCTCAGCAGGTGTTTGGTCAGCAGTCCTGTCCTCTCAGCCAGCCGGTGCTGCTGTCGCTCATCCAGCAGCTGTCTTCCAACCTTACCACCCGCTCTGAGCTCAAAATCGG